The following are from one region of the Arcobacter defluvii genome:
- a CDS encoding sensor domain-containing diguanylate cyclase: MNQQNFHKFFTLYFIVFGIIISCFSVIVAYTFEIKDIEIDLNRKAKEIFQIKNETILKPTFENIDNIAKSLAYDNLTKKFLIERNSLNKENLNNIFLAVANSNSIIMQARLIDKSGQELVRVDRNKENQQAFIVGEKDLQNKYHRDYFQSISKLNEKEIWHSKLDLNIEHGKIEIPYRPTIRVGIALFENNQFSAMVVINLLTNNLFKSLASSSIFDCYIIDENKNYILHPNQEFAFNKYKNIARDISIDFPDGLNNGIFTFSLKDSLKNEDNAILILKTKKDYKKELLKERTNVAVIVFLLTVALSFIMAIFVSKTPRILQEKLLKANKKLNEFTLIIDKYVITVTTKIDSTIVEASKAFEQISGYSKEELIGKKISIISNPKQDKMIIKELWKTILDKKIWEGEIQNKSKDGKDYWLNQYIIPKKNAKNDSIEQFISVGVDITAKKELEKFASIDKLTGIYNRRMLDTFLQKEIEVAKRHKDNLSLIIIDIDFFKLVNDTYGHLVGDNVLKQLSKIISENIRISDIFGRYGGEEFLIICTKTSEDSAFILAEKLRKEIENFRFEKVGYKTISLGISSLKKDDNIELLFKKADEALYGAKKSGRNKSIIYR; this comes from the coding sequence TTGAATCAACAAAACTTTCATAAATTTTTCACTTTATATTTTATTGTTTTTGGCATTATCATTTCTTGTTTTAGTGTAATAGTAGCTTATACTTTTGAAATTAAAGATATTGAAATAGATTTAAATAGAAAAGCAAAAGAAATATTTCAAATTAAAAATGAAACTATTTTAAAACCAACTTTTGAAAATATTGATAATATCGCTAAATCTTTAGCTTATGATAATTTAACAAAGAAATTTTTGATTGAAAGAAATTCTTTAAATAAAGAAAATCTAAATAATATTTTTTTAGCTGTGGCAAATAGCAATAGTATCATTATGCAAGCAAGACTTATTGATAAATCTGGGCAAGAATTGGTAAGAGTTGATAGAAATAAAGAAAACCAACAAGCCTTTATTGTTGGAGAAAAAGATCTTCAAAATAAATATCATAGAGATTATTTCCAAAGTATATCTAAACTGAATGAAAAAGAGATTTGGCATTCAAAATTAGATTTAAATATTGAACATGGAAAAATTGAAATTCCATATAGACCGACAATTAGAGTTGGAATAGCTTTATTTGAAAATAATCAATTTAGTGCAATGGTTGTAATAAATTTATTAACTAATAATTTATTTAAATCTTTAGCTTCTTCTTCTATATTTGATTGTTATATTATTGATGAAAATAAGAATTATATATTACATCCAAATCAAGAATTTGCTTTTAATAAATATAAAAATATAGCAAGAGATATATCTATAGATTTTCCAGATGGTTTAAATAATGGAATTTTTACTTTTTCTTTAAAAGATTCCTTGAAAAATGAAGATAATGCCATATTAATTTTAAAAACGAAGAAAGATTATAAAAAAGAATTATTAAAAGAACGAACAAATGTTGCAGTAATAGTTTTTTTATTGACAGTTGCGTTAAGTTTTATAATGGCGATTTTTGTTTCAAAAACTCCTAGAATATTGCAAGAAAAACTTTTGAAAGCTAATAAAAAATTAAATGAATTTACATTAATTATTGATAAATATGTAATTACTGTAACGACTAAAATTGATAGTACAATAGTAGAAGCAAGCAAAGCTTTTGAACAAATAAGTGGTTACTCAAAAGAGGAATTAATTGGGAAAAAAATTTCTATTATATCAAATCCAAAACAAGATAAAATGATTATAAAAGAGTTATGGAAAACTATTTTAGATAAGAAAATTTGGGAAGGTGAAATACAAAATAAAAGTAAAGATGGAAAAGATTATTGGTTAAATCAATATATTATTCCCAAAAAAAATGCTAAAAATGACTCTATTGAACAATTTATTTCAGTAGGAGTTGATATTACTGCAAAAAAAGAGTTGGAAAAATTTGCATCAATAGATAAATTAACAGGAATCTATAATAGAAGAATGTTAGATACTTTTTTACAAAAAGAGATAGAAGTTGCAAAAAGGCATAAAGATAATCTCTCTCTAATTATAATTGATATTGATTTTTTTAAGTTAGTAAATGACACTTATGGTCATCTAGTTGGTGATAATGTTTTAAAACAGTTGTCAAAAATAATTTCAGAAAACATAAGAATTTCAGATATTTTTGGAAGATATGGTGGTGAAGAGTTTCTAATTATTTGTACAAAAACATCTGAAGATAGTGCTTTTATACTTGCAGAAAAATTAAGAAAAGAAATTGAGAATTTTAGATTTGAAAAAGTAGGCTATAAAACAATATCTTTAGGTATATCAAGTTTAAAGAAAGATGATAATATTGAATTATTGTTTAAAAAAGCAGATGAAGCCTTATACGGAGCAAAAAAATCTGGAAGAAATAAATCAATTATTTATAGATAA
- the kdsA gene encoding 3-deoxy-8-phosphooctulonate synthase yields MKVITGPCVLEDRDTVFKIAEKLKPLSEDKRVEFYFKASFDKANRTSLSSFRGPGLDEGLKIFQEIKEQFGYKVVTDIHESYQAAPAGEVLDILQIPAFLCRQTDLLVAAAKTPAKINIKKGQFLAADAMKHPVEKILNTRGVFEVNYENSQKAGVWLCERGNTFGYGALVVDMRNLLLLRQYAPVIFDATHSVQIPSTGGTTGGNSAFVPYMARAAASVGVDGFFFETHIDPSVAKSDGPNMLKVEDLYKTINDIFAIKDALGQNF; encoded by the coding sequence ATGAAAGTAATAACTGGACCTTGTGTACTTGAAGATAGAGATACAGTATTTAAAATAGCAGAAAAACTAAAGCCATTAAGTGAAGATAAAAGAGTAGAATTTTATTTTAAAGCAAGTTTTGATAAAGCAAATAGAACAAGTTTAAGCTCTTTTCGAGGACCAGGACTTGATGAGGGATTAAAAATATTTCAAGAGATAAAAGAGCAGTTTGGATATAAAGTTGTTACAGATATTCATGAATCATATCAAGCTGCACCTGCTGGTGAAGTTCTGGATATATTACAAATTCCTGCATTTTTATGTAGACAGACTGATTTACTTGTAGCAGCTGCAAAAACTCCTGCAAAAATAAATATCAAAAAAGGACAATTTTTAGCAGCTGATGCTATGAAACATCCAGTTGAAAAGATACTAAATACAAGAGGTGTTTTTGAAGTAAATTATGAAAATTCTCAAAAAGCTGGAGTTTGGCTTTGTGAAAGAGGAAATACTTTTGGATATGGTGCTTTGGTTGTGGATATGAGAAATTTATTATTGCTTAGACAATATGCTCCTGTAATTTTTGATGCAACTCATAGTGTACAAATTCCAAGTACAGGAGGAACAACTGGTGGAAATTCTGCTTTTGTTCCTTATATGGCAAGAGCTGCTGCTTCTGTTGGTGTTGATGGATTTTTCTTTGAAACACATATTGATCCAAGTGTTGCAAAAAGTGATGGTCCAAATATGCTAAAAGTTGAAGATTTATATAAAACTATAAATGATATTTTTGCAATCAAAGATGCTCTAGGGCAAAACTTCTAA
- a CDS encoding potassium channel family protein, producing the protein MRNNSLFIILQKMRRPFLVILITYTIAILGLILIDEIDANGNPYKMSIFDAFYFISYTATTIGFGETPFTFSYPQRMWVTFSIYLTVLGWFYSIGSLISLFQDKLFLQEIEKAKFLRQIKNLNEKFIVILGYNQITRKIIIKAMEQGFRTVVIERDKMKIHNLILENFTPTVPVLYSENYSIRVLETAGLKKRNCKAIVSLFEDDALNLKITLMAKALNKNIKIAVKSTTTNHTENLKDLDAEVVVNPFSIISSEINLALCSPNLFKLEKWIYGLDSLNITSPIFPKGLYIVCGYGRMGRKIFEKLNENDIGMKLVEIDKNKNHELTKDEISNIVFGNADDKELLLDIGIKDAVAIAAVTDDDTTNLSILATAKKLNPKIITIVRENDMVDDFLFKNAKINHIFTPSKILVNKVTNALVMPLSDKFIKQIIKKDNEWASKLVSRLVKDINEKPLLMEFEINEALTPQIYKHLLANETLFFSLFSISLYNKELKNNVVPLLLQREDDIILLPEWKEEIKIGDKILLACDEHAKNDIEYICQNVYEFYYAITGKEKQIIFKGNK; encoded by the coding sequence TTGAGAAATAATTCATTATTTATTATTTTGCAAAAAATGAGGAGACCTTTTTTAGTAATATTAATAACATATACAATTGCAATATTAGGATTAATACTAATTGATGAGATTGATGCAAATGGGAATCCTTATAAAATGTCTATTTTTGATGCTTTTTATTTTATTTCATATACTGCAACAACTATTGGATTTGGAGAAACACCATTTACTTTTTCATATCCTCAAAGAATGTGGGTGACTTTTTCAATTTATTTAACAGTTCTTGGATGGTTTTATAGTATAGGTTCTTTAATTTCTTTATTTCAAGATAAACTTTTTTTACAAGAGATAGAAAAAGCAAAATTTTTAAGACAAATAAAAAATTTAAATGAAAAATTTATAGTAATTTTAGGATATAACCAAATTACTAGAAAAATTATAATAAAAGCTATGGAACAAGGATTTAGAACTGTTGTAATAGAACGAGATAAGATGAAAATTCATAATCTTATATTAGAAAATTTTACACCAACTGTTCCTGTTTTATATAGTGAAAATTATTCTATAAGAGTTTTAGAAACAGCAGGATTAAAAAAAAGAAATTGTAAAGCTATTGTTTCTTTGTTTGAAGATGATGCTCTAAATTTAAAGATAACTCTTATGGCAAAAGCTTTAAATAAAAATATAAAAATTGCTGTTAAATCAACAACAACAAATCATACAGAAAATTTAAAAGATTTAGATGCTGAAGTTGTTGTTAATCCTTTTTCTATAATATCTTCTGAGATAAATTTAGCTCTTTGTTCACCAAATTTATTTAAACTTGAAAAATGGATATATGGTTTAGATAGTTTAAATATAACTTCACCAATTTTTCCAAAAGGTTTATATATTGTTTGTGGATATGGAAGAATGGGAAGAAAAATTTTTGAGAAATTAAATGAAAATGATATTGGAATGAAATTAGTTGAAATTGATAAAAATAAAAATCATGAACTTACAAAAGATGAAATTTCTAATATAGTTTTTGGTAATGCAGATGATAAAGAGTTATTATTAGATATTGGTATTAAAGATGCAGTAGCAATTGCTGCTGTTACAGATGATGATACAACAAATTTATCTATTTTAGCAACCGCGAAAAAATTAAATCCAAAGATTATAACAATTGTTAGAGAAAATGATATGGTAGATGATTTTTTATTTAAAAATGCAAAAATAAATCATATTTTTACTCCATCAAAAATATTAGTTAACAAAGTTACAAATGCTTTAGTTATGCCTTTAAGTGATAAATTTATTAAACAGATAATTAAAAAAGACAATGAATGGGCTTCAAAATTAGTGAGTAGATTGGTTAAAGATATAAATGAAAAACCTTTACTTATGGAATTTGAAATCAACGAAGCTTTGACTCCTCAAATTTATAAACATTTATTAGCTAATGAAACTCTTTTTTTTAGTTTATTTTCAATATCTTTATATAATAAAGAATTAAAAAATAATGTTGTTCCTTTACTCCTTCAACGAGAAGATGATATAATACTACTTCCTGAATGGAAAGAAGAGATAAAAATTGGTGATAAAATTTTATTAGCATGTGATGAACATGCAAAAAATGATATAGAATACATCTGCCAGAATGTTTATGAATTTTATTATGCAATAACTGGCAAAGAAAAACAAATAATTTTTAAAGGGAATAAATGA
- a CDS encoding DUF6394 family protein has protein sequence MNLDKVISGFFIILAMTLNFGFFYGDIHAIESHSKYELFAAIVINLIATILKLGDKTQLGSVLLATSLVADIQLIAAAIVWTIAAYSGGVNPEVMAGIVSLSGGALLANITSVALYVGDTLKSKR, from the coding sequence ATGAATTTAGATAAGGTAATATCTGGATTTTTTATAATTTTAGCAATGACACTAAACTTTGGATTTTTTTATGGAGATATTCATGCAATAGAGAGTCATAGTAAATATGAACTTTTTGCTGCAATAGTAATAAATTTAATAGCAACTATTTTGAAACTTGGGGATAAAACACAGTTAGGTTCAGTTTTACTTGCAACTTCACTTGTTGCAGATATTCAACTTATTGCTGCTGCTATTGTTTGGACGATAGCTGCTTATTCAGGTGGTGTAAATCCTGAGGTTATGGCTGGAATTGTCTCTTTATCAGGAGGTGCTTTACTCGCAAATATCACTTCTGTTGCCCTTTATGTAGGTGATACTTTAAAATCAAAAAGATAA
- a CDS encoding FMN-binding glutamate synthase family protein encodes MEFLNSFSFWEEFWAIFVVIIIAWFIHDKYVQRKHQLLVNYPIIGRLRYLFEEVREPFRQYFGDEKFYESKDKLDWVYKAARDLPNYASFSPSQPLPKPKFMIRHSNIVLNDNEIEEKFEVVFGENRKKPFYVKSIIARSAMSDGSISPEGTRAFVQGAYLGKFPINSGEGGVTSNFFTTHLNYDSSYMKIVDSSSLNKVVKSLAKFFFNGALAADVYRKLVFKGDLEAETYMLDVQKKQFYRPNWDAPLENFPKEVPSDMPDIVFQISSGLYGARDKQGNFDADRYQKVMTFCKMTEIKIAQGAKQTGGKLAGHKVTPAVAYYRNVEAYKDVFSPNRFPYGNSIEELFDFIGKLQKLSDKPVGMKIVISDLENIEPYAKEIKRRIEEKNDAYPDFITIDGGSGGSATAPLEMMERVGLEIRDAVYLVDKVLNKYAIRDKIKIIASGKILTPDDIIIVMSLGADFVQIARGFMMSAGCIRARYCSGTTGRECPVGLATQDKSKRRKYFVFKHANYVANYHKNLLKNVKGLLAIMGLKNISQLNRHRLLFIDKDSRVYDNIDEVFKRKLKIGKDLEDHYHEFR; translated from the coding sequence ATGGAATTTTTAAATAGCTTTTCATTTTGGGAAGAGTTTTGGGCAATTTTTGTTGTAATTATAATTGCTTGGTTTATTCATGATAAATATGTTCAAAGAAAACATCAACTTTTAGTAAATTATCCAATTATTGGAAGATTAAGATATTTGTTTGAAGAGGTGCGTGAACCATTTAGACAATATTTTGGTGATGAAAAATTTTATGAATCAAAAGATAAATTGGATTGGGTTTATAAAGCTGCGCGTGATTTACCAAATTATGCTTCTTTTTCTCCCTCTCAACCATTACCAAAACCTAAATTTATGATTAGACACTCTAATATTGTTTTAAATGACAATGAAATAGAAGAGAAGTTTGAGGTTGTTTTTGGTGAAAATAGAAAAAAACCATTTTATGTAAAAAGTATTATTGCAAGATCTGCAATGAGTGATGGTTCAATTTCTCCTGAGGGAACAAGAGCTTTTGTTCAAGGAGCATATTTAGGAAAATTTCCAATAAATTCAGGTGAGGGTGGAGTTACATCAAATTTTTTTACTACACATTTAAATTATGATTCTTCATATATGAAAATAGTAGATAGCTCATCTTTAAATAAAGTTGTTAAATCTTTGGCAAAATTTTTCTTCAACGGGGCATTAGCAGCTGATGTTTATAGAAAACTTGTTTTTAAAGGTGATTTAGAAGCTGAAACTTATATGTTAGATGTACAAAAAAAACAGTTTTATAGACCAAATTGGGATGCACCTTTAGAAAATTTTCCAAAAGAAGTACCCTCAGATATGCCTGATATTGTTTTCCAAATAAGTTCAGGATTATATGGAGCTAGGGATAAACAAGGTAACTTTGATGCGGATAGATACCAAAAAGTTATGACGTTCTGTAAAATGACAGAGATAAAGATAGCTCAAGGTGCAAAACAAACAGGTGGAAAACTTGCAGGTCACAAAGTAACTCCAGCTGTTGCATATTATAGAAATGTTGAAGCATATAAAGATGTATTCTCTCCTAATAGATTTCCTTATGGTAATAGTATTGAAGAGTTATTTGATTTTATTGGAAAATTACAAAAACTTTCAGATAAACCAGTTGGTATGAAAATAGTAATTTCAGATTTAGAAAATATTGAACCTTATGCAAAAGAGATAAAAAGAAGAATAGAAGAAAAAAATGACGCTTATCCTGATTTTATAACTATTGATGGTGGAAGTGGAGGAAGTGCGACTGCACCACTTGAAATGATGGAAAGAGTTGGTCTTGAAATTAGAGATGCGGTTTATTTAGTTGATAAAGTTTTAAATAAATATGCAATAAGAGATAAAATCAAAATTATTGCAAGTGGTAAGATTTTAACTCCTGATGATATTATTATAGTTATGAGTTTAGGTGCTGATTTTGTTCAAATTGCACGTGGTTTTATGATGAGTGCAGGTTGTATTAGAGCAAGATATTGTTCTGGTACAACAGGAAGAGAGTGCCCTGTTGGATTAGCAACTCAAGATAAAAGTAAAAGAAGAAAATATTTCGTATTTAAACATGCAAATTATGTTGCAAATTATCATAAAAATTTACTAAAAAATGTAAAAGGTTTATTAGCAATTATGGGATTAAAAAACATAAGTCAATTAAATAGACATAGACTTCTTTTTATTGATAAAGATTCACGAGTTTATGATAATATTGATGAGGTATTTAAAAGAAAACTAAAAATAGGAAAAGATTTGGAGGATCACTATCATGAATTTAGATAA
- a CDS encoding DMT family transporter, giving the protein MEENVNKGIKYMLFASLMFAFMGAVAKSLSDNMSSVEVVFFRNVFGVIFILISIYNSPLKQIGGKFWLLVFRGVIGFVALLFFFYNIAQISLAEAMTFSKTSTIFTAILAYIFLKEKIGIKGWLGVFIGFIGIVFITEFDGSNLEKSDYLGILSGVGAALAYTSVRELRQFYDSRAIVLSFMTIGTIGPLILLIIGSFYTNPNLDFMLGTFVMPKIDDWLYIILLGIFSTYAQIYMTKAYSCAKAGIIGTISYSNIVFSIILGLILGDAFPSFLIVLGILLIVLSGFLVSSKKE; this is encoded by the coding sequence ATGGAAGAAAATGTAAATAAAGGTATAAAATATATGCTTTTTGCTTCACTAATGTTTGCATTTATGGGAGCAGTTGCAAAAAGCTTAAGCGATAATATGAGTTCAGTAGAAGTTGTATTTTTTAGAAATGTATTTGGGGTAATTTTTATTTTAATATCTATTTATAACTCACCTTTAAAACAAATAGGTGGAAAGTTTTGGTTACTTGTTTTTAGAGGAGTTATTGGTTTTGTTGCTCTTTTATTCTTTTTTTATAATATTGCTCAAATTTCTTTGGCTGAAGCTATGACCTTTTCTAAAACATCAACAATTTTTACAGCAATTTTAGCTTATATATTTTTAAAAGAAAAAATAGGAATAAAAGGTTGGTTGGGTGTTTTTATAGGTTTTATAGGAATAGTTTTTATTACAGAGTTTGATGGAAGTAATTTAGAAAAAAGTGATTATTTAGGAATTTTATCAGGAGTTGGAGCTGCTTTAGCATACACGTCAGTTAGAGAATTAAGACAATTTTATGATTCAAGAGCGATTGTATTATCTTTTATGACAATCGGAACTATTGGACCATTGATTTTACTGATTATTGGTAGTTTTTATACAAATCCAAATTTAGATTTTATGCTTGGAACTTTTGTTATGCCAAAAATTGATGATTGGCTTTATATAATTTTATTGGGTATTTTTTCAACATATGCTCAAATTTATATGACAAAAGCTTATTCTTGTGCAAAAGCTGGAATAATTGGGACAATTTCATATAGTAATATTGTTTTTTCAATAATTTTAGGGTTGATTTTAGGTGATGCATTTCCATCATTTTTAATTGTTTTAGGTATACTATTAATAGTTTTGAGTGGATTTTTAGTTTCAAGTAAAAAGGAATAA
- the murA gene encoding UDP-N-acetylglucosamine 1-carboxyvinyltransferase: MEYLKIIGGKDISGSVEISGAKNAALPLIACTILGKNEITIGNLPNVVDINTFLKLIKNLGGDFVKDKNSVKINTSTINNTKATYDIVKTMRASILVLGPILARFGQCEVSLPGGCAIGQRPVDLHLKALEQMGANIEILHGYIRATAPNGLKGAKIVFDKVTVGGTENTVMAASLAHGTTTIINAAKEPEIVQLCEVLANSGVKIEGIGTSKLVIEGTNQKLLDIKPFDVIPDRIEAGTYMCVAAITNQKLKIEKVIPLHLEAIISKLEEMNFEIIQDENSVTIMPTDEIKPVNIITTEYPGFPTDMQAQFMALATQANGTSTIDERLFENRFMHVSELLRLGADIHLNGNIATINGKTGTLHGTDVMATDLRASSALVLAALVAQGETDIHRIYHLDRGYENLEGKLSKIGADVKRYNE, encoded by the coding sequence ATGGAATATTTAAAAATTATTGGAGGTAAAGATATTTCAGGTAGTGTAGAAATATCTGGAGCTAAAAATGCTGCTTTACCTTTGATTGCTTGTACAATTTTGGGAAAAAACGAAATAACAATTGGAAATCTACCAAATGTAGTAGATATTAACACTTTTTTAAAACTTATAAAAAATCTTGGTGGAGATTTTGTAAAAGATAAAAATTCAGTAAAAATAAATACATCAACTATAAATAATACAAAAGCAACTTATGATATTGTAAAAACAATGAGAGCATCAATTTTAGTCTTAGGACCAATTCTTGCAAGATTCGGTCAATGTGAAGTTTCACTTCCAGGAGGTTGTGCAATAGGACAAAGACCTGTTGATTTACATCTTAAAGCTTTAGAGCAAATGGGTGCAAATATAGAGATTTTACATGGTTATATAAGAGCAACTGCACCAAATGGGTTAAAAGGTGCAAAAATAGTTTTTGATAAAGTTACAGTTGGTGGAACTGAAAATACTGTTATGGCAGCTTCATTAGCTCATGGAACTACGACTATTATAAATGCTGCAAAAGAACCTGAAATCGTACAACTTTGTGAAGTTTTAGCAAATAGCGGTGTTAAAATTGAAGGAATAGGAACTTCAAAACTTGTAATTGAAGGAACTAATCAAAAATTACTTGATATTAAACCATTTGATGTAATTCCTGATAGAATTGAAGCAGGAACTTATATGTGTGTAGCAGCTATTACAAATCAAAAATTAAAAATTGAAAAAGTAATTCCTTTACATTTAGAAGCAATTATTTCTAAACTTGAAGAGATGAATTTTGAAATAATTCAAGATGAAAATAGCGTAACAATTATGCCAACAGATGAGATAAAACCTGTAAATATTATTACAACAGAATATCCAGGTTTCCCAACTGATATGCAAGCTCAATTTATGGCACTTGCAACTCAAGCAAACGGGACAAGTACAATTGATGAAAGATTATTTGAAAATAGATTTATGCATGTTAGTGAACTTCTAAGACTTGGAGCAGATATTCACCTAAATGGAAATATCGCAACAATCAATGGAAAAACTGGAACACTTCATGGAACTGATGTTATGGCAACAGATTTAAGAGCATCATCAGCTTTAGTTTTAGCAGCACTTGTTGCCCAAGGAGAAACAGATATTCATAGAATTTATCATCTTGATAGAGGTTATGAAAATCTTGAGGGGAAACTATCAAAAATCGGTGCAGATGTAAAAAGATATAACGAATAG
- a CDS encoding HNH endonuclease, whose protein sequence is MNLGIEFVLYGILIIVALLPLYIYREKLFFSKKTFNGDFDTFVKDLKIHMQKYHPNINIDYSIIQKTKDEKNLEFREAFIVENVLEQFFNFPYKKTTQKSVSRDKLWANYDEKSLSSSKLPSDWSQRKELAWRRDNRCCNRCGKELSNINESYINFVKDIKDKGSYSLENIIILCIDCNKVLNSTNPKNSIDSLVLKDKLLDLIKTK, encoded by the coding sequence TTGAATTTAGGTATAGAATTTGTTCTTTATGGTATCTTAATAATAGTGGCATTATTGCCACTTTATATCTATAGAGAAAAACTTTTTTTCTCAAAAAAAACTTTTAATGGAGATTTTGATACATTTGTAAAAGATTTGAAAATTCATATGCAAAAGTATCATCCTAATATAAATATTGATTACTCTATTATTCAAAAAACAAAAGATGAAAAAAATTTGGAATTTAGAGAAGCATTTATTGTTGAAAATGTATTAGAACAATTTTTTAATTTTCCTTATAAAAAAACTACTCAAAAATCTGTTTCAAGAGATAAACTTTGGGCAAATTATGATGAAAAATCTCTTTCTAGTTCAAAACTTCCTAGTGATTGGTCTCAAAGAAAAGAACTTGCTTGGAGAAGAGATAATCGATGTTGTAATAGATGTGGCAAAGAATTATCAAACATAAATGAAAGTTATATAAATTTTGTAAAAGATATTAAAGATAAAGGAAGTTATAGTTTAGAAAATATTATTATCTTATGTATTGACTGTAACAAAGTATTAAACTCAACAAATCCTAAAAATAGTATTGATTCATTGGTTCTAAAAGATAAATTACTAGACTTAATAAAAACAAAATAA